Below is a window of Thermodesulfovibrio thiophilus DSM 17215 DNA.
TTTTACAGGAAACTTCAAAAATCTTTATGTTTGGATTAAGAGATAGAGCATCTTTTTTTATTTTATCAACATTTACATCAAGCAAATCTTTCAGATCAATTTTATTTATTATTAAAACTGATGATTCCTGAAACATCAATGGATATTTAAGTGGTTTATCATCTCCCTCTGTAAGGCTCAATATCATTACTTTCATGTCCTCACCAACTTTGAATTCCGCAGGACATACAAGATTGCCAACATTTTCAATGAATAGCACATCTAACTCTTTTAAAGGTAAATCTTTTACCGCATCAGCTATCATATTTGCGTCTAGATGACATGCTCCTTCTGTATTAATCTGCACGACCGGAACTCCCAGTCTATCGATTCTTTCAGCATCATTTGTTCCTGTAATATCACCTTCAATAACACCAACTTTAACTTTATCTTTAACAGCCTGAATTGTTCTTTCAAGAAGAGATGTTTTACCAGCACCGGGTGAACTCATGAGATTTATAACATAAACTCCTAGATCTTTGAACATTTTTTTGTTCTCTTCTGCTATTCTGTCATTTGCGTCCAGTATTCTCGTTGTAACTTTAATTTTCATCATTTACCTCCATTTCTGTAATATTAAGCTCTCTTCCGGAGACTATTTCTAATGAAAAACTACCACAGAAAGGACACTCAACAACCAGATAGGATTCATTGCTTGTGAACTCGTGGCCACATTCTTTGCAAAGCCCTTTCACTGGAATTTCCTCAACAATTAATTCAGCATCTTGAGCAGGGGTGCCCTCTTTTAAAACATTGAAAGCAAAAAGCAGGGCATCAGTCATCACTCCTGATGCCCTGCCGACGATAACTTTAATTGATTGAATTTTGCTGTATCCGTTTCTACCACACTCTCTTGTAGCAATATTAAGTAACTCATAAGCTATAGAAGCCTCGTGCATTATCCTTCTTGTTCCTTTTCTTTGGAAACTTCTTTTTCATAAGCTTCCTTACCTGCCTCTAACGCTTTTGTAAGAGCTGACTTTTTTTCTTCAAGTGTTTCCTTTGCTTTATCAAGGGTAGAGACTATTTTCCCCTTTGCTTCTTGGACATAAACTTGTGCTTTTTCTTTTACATCGTCAGCTGTTTCTTTAATCTTTCCTCTTGTTTCTCTTCCAGATTGAGGAGCAAGAATTAGTGCCATTCCAGCTCCAAGTATTCCACCAAGGAGAAATGATAAAAATACCGATTTTGTGCTGAATCCTCTGTCATCTTCCATCTTATTTACCTCCTTTTTTTAAGATTTTCAATAAAAACAGATGCAGCCACCCTTATGGCAGTTTTTAAAGCACTTCTTTTTAAAGATACCGCACTTTTTACTTTATCAAAAGTGCTAATAAACTCTGAAACAATTAAAATAAATTTTTCTACTGTTTCAGAAAGAAGTCTTATCTTTTCAGTAACTTCATTTACATTATCAATGGATGAACGAATTCCTTTGATTGATGCATGAGCATCATCAATAGCTGGTTCTAATTTTATTTTTGTAGAAATAAGAAATTCTTTGAATGCATTAATTCCTCTTCTAAGCTCAACAACCACGACAATGAGAAAAATAACTGCTGCAATGAGACTAAGCGTAGCAAGAAAATATCCAATACTTAAAAGAATTACCAATGTTTCACTCATTTACGCCTCCTTTTAAAAAGAATAACATTTTAAATGTTACCCCGGCAAATTTTTTAACTGCTTTTTTACATAAATAATTCTCTGAATAACAGTTATCCAGCTCAGCACTGTGAGAATAATAATCACAGGATACAGAGATTCTGTTAGACATCCAAAAGCAAGAAAAATAAGTCTTTCTGGTCGTTCTATAATTCCTATCTTACAGGAAACTCCGATTCCCTCAGCTCTTGCCCTTACATATGAAATCAGAAATGAAGCTATCATGCATAACAGGTTAAAACAAAGAGCGAGGTCATCTGAAATTTTAAAAAAATACAATGCAATACCAAGAAATATCAAGCCATCTGCAATTCTGTCAAGAGTTGAATCAAGTAAAGCTCCGAATCTGGTTACCTTACCATTCACTCTTGCAATAATGCCATCAAGCATATCAAAAACTCCACCTAAAAGAATAATAACTCCACCCCAGAAAAGACTGATAGGAATCAAAAATGCTGAAGATGCGGTAATTATCATTCCAAGAAAAGTAATAAAATTTGGATTAAACGGAAAGACTCTGGCTAAAGGACTGAGAGGTTTATCTAGAAAATGGCTGAATTTTTCACCAAGCAAGGCTATCTTTCCCTCTTGCCTTCTATAAACTCCTCCACCATATTTCTTGCTTCCTCGTCTGGATACTGAGTAAGTGGATGTTTCATAAAATATGCTGACGGAGAAATAAGTAATCCGCCCACTCCTCTATCACGTGCTAATTTACAACATCTTATTGCATCTATAACTACACCTGCACTATTAGGTGAATCCTCTACACTTAACCTTAACTCAAGATTGATTGGGATATTGCCAAAAATTTCGCCCTCAATTCTTAAAAAACATATCTTGTTATCATTTAACCAAGGAATATAATCAGATGGACCAATATGAACATGATCAGCTGTAATATTATGACAGATCTGACTTGTAACTGCTTCTGTTTTTGAAATCTTTTTTGAAGCAAGTCTACTGCGATTTAACATATTCAGAAAATCTGTATTGCCTCCAACATTTAACTGATAAGTATTTGTTATTTTTACCCCTCTGTCCATACATAGCTTTGTTATCGCTCTGTGAACAATAGTTGCTCCAATCTGACTTTTTACATCATCTCCTACTATAGGTACATTTTTCTCTTCGAATTTTTTAATCCATTCATTATTTGATGCAATAAATACAGGAATACAGTTAATAAACGCAACATGAGCATCAAGAGCTGCCTGTGCATAATATTTTGTTGCCTCTTCTGAACCAACTGGAAGATAACTAACCATTACGTCAGCACAGGCTTCTTTGAGAACTTTTACCACATCTACAGGCTCTATCTTTGCCGGGATAAATCTTTTGTCATCAGGATAATCTTTCATATGATCAGCAACTCCGTCAAGTACAGGTCCCATAGAAACCTTAACAGGTATATCTGGCAAATCAGGATAAAATATTTGTGTACAATTTGGTTTTGCAAAAATAGCTTCACGAATTGGTTTATTTACTTTTCTTTCATCTATGTCAAAAGCTGCCACAATCTCTATGTCTCCTGGGAAATATCCTCCAAGATTAAAATGCATTAACCCAGGAACATGGTCTATAACACCATGCTTTTTATAGTATTCAATTCCCTGGATAAGAGCACTGGCACAATTTCCAACACCAACAACTGCAAGTTTTATTTTACCCATTCAAAGCTCCTTTATTTTAAATCTAAAATGATAAAACAAAATTTTATAAACTAATATATGCCTTTATGTCAAGCTTGAAAGTGTTGATTTAATTTATTATTGAATTTTACAATATTTCTTAAGCGTGAGCAAAATTAAAAGTTATATAAACGATTTTTTAAATTATATAAGCCTGCAAAAAGGCGATTCACCTCATACGTTAAGAGCCTATAGAAGTGATCTTGAGGAATTTTTCAATTTTGTAAAAGTAGAGCCAGAAAAAGTTGAACCTATACTGATTAGAGGTTTTCTATCAGAACAGTTACTTAAAGGTAAAACAAAAACCACTGTTGCAAGAAAACTTTCCACATTGAGGTCATTTTTTTTGTATCTTTATTCAGAGGGAATCATAGACATAAATCCAGCAAGAGTTGTCTCATCAGTAAAAATAAAGAGAGCCTTGCCTAAATTTCTTACTGTAGATGATGCTTTCAGACTTGTAGAGTCTCCATCTGAAGATAAATTCAGTGCTTATCGAGATAGAGCTATTCTTGAAATTCTTTATGGCAGCGGTATAAGAGTAAGCGAGCTATGTGGATTAAATTTAGATGATTTAGATTTAAAGGAAGAATTAATAAAAGTGCGTGGCAAGGGGAATAAAGAAAGGATAGTGCCTATTGGAAATAAAGCCAAAGAAATCCTGAAAAAGTATTTAGCAATAAGACAGATATTGCGGATTAAGAAAAAACTTGTAGTGGATGAAACCCCTCTATTTATAAATAATAGAGGTAACAGGCTATCCACCAGACATGTAAGAAGAATTATAGACAAACATGCAAGAGCTATTGGATTGATTGAAAAAATCTCTCCTCATGTTTTACGACACACATTTGCAAGCCATCTTCTTATGGAAGGTGCTGACTTAAGGGTAATTCAGGAATTACTCGGACATTCGTCTCTCTCAACAACTCAGATTTATACCCATGTAGATTTAAAGCATTTAATAGAAGTTTATGATAGATCACATCCGCTCTCAAAGGAGGACTAAATGGAGT
It encodes the following:
- the hypB gene encoding hydrogenase nickel incorporation protein HypB, whose amino-acid sequence is MKIKVTTRILDANDRIAEENKKMFKDLGVYVINLMSSPGAGKTSLLERTIQAVKDKVKVGVIEGDITGTNDAERIDRLGVPVVQINTEGACHLDANMIADAVKDLPLKELDVLFIENVGNLVCPAEFKVGEDMKVMILSLTEGDDKPLKYPLMFQESSVLIINKIDLKDLLDVNVDKIKKDALSLNPNIKIFEVSCKTGYGIDEWTNWLMTSIS
- the hypA gene encoding hydrogenase maturation nickel metallochaperone HypA; this encodes MHEASIAYELLNIATRECGRNGYSKIQSIKVIVGRASGVMTDALLFAFNVLKEGTPAQDAELIVEEIPVKGLCKECGHEFTSNESYLVVECPFCGSFSLEIVSGRELNITEMEVNDEN
- a CDS encoding YtxH domain-containing protein codes for the protein MEDDRGFSTKSVFLSFLLGGILGAGMALILAPQSGRETRGKIKETADDVKEKAQVYVQEAKGKIVSTLDKAKETLEEKKSALTKALEAGKEAYEKEVSKEKEQEG
- a CDS encoding CDP-alcohol phosphatidyltransferase family protein; protein product: MLGEKFSHFLDKPLSPLARVFPFNPNFITFLGMIITASSAFLIPISLFWGGVIILLGGVFDMLDGIIARVNGKVTRFGALLDSTLDRIADGLIFLGIALYFFKISDDLALCFNLLCMIASFLISYVRARAEGIGVSCKIGIIERPERLIFLAFGCLTESLYPVIIILTVLSWITVIQRIIYVKKQLKNLPG
- a CDS encoding inositol-3-phosphate synthase yields the protein MGKIKLAVVGVGNCASALIQGIEYYKKHGVIDHVPGLMHFNLGGYFPGDIEIVAAFDIDERKVNKPIREAIFAKPNCTQIFYPDLPDIPVKVSMGPVLDGVADHMKDYPDDKRFIPAKIEPVDVVKVLKEACADVMVSYLPVGSEEATKYYAQAALDAHVAFINCIPVFIASNNEWIKKFEEKNVPIVGDDVKSQIGATIVHRAITKLCMDRGVKITNTYQLNVGGNTDFLNMLNRSRLASKKISKTEAVTSQICHNITADHVHIGPSDYIPWLNDNKICFLRIEGEIFGNIPINLELRLSVEDSPNSAGVVIDAIRCCKLARDRGVGGLLISPSAYFMKHPLTQYPDEEARNMVEEFIEGKRER
- the xerC gene encoding tyrosine recombinase XerC, producing the protein MSKIKSYINDFLNYISLQKGDSPHTLRAYRSDLEEFFNFVKVEPEKVEPILIRGFLSEQLLKGKTKTTVARKLSTLRSFFLYLYSEGIIDINPARVVSSVKIKRALPKFLTVDDAFRLVESPSEDKFSAYRDRAILEILYGSGIRVSELCGLNLDDLDLKEELIKVRGKGNKERIVPIGNKAKEILKKYLAIRQILRIKKKLVVDETPLFINNRGNRLSTRHVRRIIDKHARAIGLIEKISPHVLRHTFASHLLMEGADLRVIQELLGHSSLSTTQIYTHVDLKHLIEVYDRSHPLSKED